ATGGTCGCGGCCTGCCACGCACACGGCAAGGTGGCCTCGCACAACGTCACTACCGATATCCGCGACAGCGCCACCGTCGCCAACGATGCCCAGCGCGCCGCCGCCGAATTCGGCTTCACCCGGATGTGGAGCATCCATCCGGACCAGGTCAAACCGATCGTCAAGGCGTTCACGCCGCGCCTGTCCGAAGTAAACGAGGCCACCAACGTGCTGCTCGAGGCTAGCAACGCAGGCTGGGGGCCGATCGCGCAACATGGACGCTTGCACGACCGTGCGAGCTACCGATATTATTGGACCGTTCTACAGCGCGCAAAGCTGGCTGGCCTTGCGCTGCCGGAAGCGGCTGCCGCAATCGTCAACCAAACGGATTCCTGATGGCCACCCCACTTCCCCCATTCCTCGCCGCCTGCGCGTTTGCGCTCGCCTCCATCGGCCTGTGCGCCAACGCCGCCGCCGCCGCGCCGGCCAAAGACGTGCCCAAGGCGGCCGCCAAGTCCGCGACCAAGGCCAAGGCCAAGGCGAAAACTGGCGCCAAGGCGTCCAAGGCTGCAGCCGCCGAAGCAACGGTACGCGCCGCCGCGCTCTACGACGCGGCCGAAGAAGCCGAGCCGGACGTCACCGATACCGTCACTACCGAATACGCCTGCGAGTTGAACAACAAGGTCACGATCTATACCAACGAGACCGACCCTGCCAACATCGCGCTGCGCTGGAAAAAGCGCGTGCACCGCCTGGCGCGCGTGGGCACCACCACCGGCGCCCAGCGCTTCGAGAACGCCTACTGGGGCCTGATCTGGATCGGCATCCCCAGCAAGGGGCTGTTGCTGGACTCGCGCCTGAACCGCCAGCTGGCCAACGAATGCAAGAACGCCAAGCAGGCCGAACCGCTTGAACCGATTGAACCGGTGACGGCCGCGTTGCCTGAAGAAAAGAAAAGCTGATCTGCGGCGCCCGCCCCCGATCCCTGGTTGCAACAACGGGTTTGAATAACAATATCCCACTGAAGGAGAGCATATGTCTCGCAACACCCTGAATACATTGAAGGAATTCCCGGTTGGCGCCGGCCGCACAGGCCAGTACTACTCGCTGCCAGCGCTGGGCGAAGCCCTCGGTGTGAACCTGTCGCGCCTGCCGGTGTCGATCCGTATTGTGCTCGAGTCGGTGCTGCGCAACTGCGACGGCAAGAAGGTCACCGAAGAGCACATCAAGCAGGTAGCCGGCTGGAAGGCGACCGCCGAGCGTACCGACGAGATTCCTTTCGTCGTCGCCCGTGTGGTACTGCAAGACTTCACCGGCGTGCCGCTGCTGGCCGACCTGGCCGCGATGCGCAACGTCGCCAACAAGATGGGCGTCGACGCCAAGAAGATCGAACCGCTGGTGCCGGTCGACCTGGTGGTCGACCACTCGGTCACGATCGACCACTTCCGCGAGCCCAATGCGCTCGACCTGAACATGAAACTGGAATTCCAGCGCAATAACGAGCGCTACCAGTTCATGAAATGGGGCATGCAGGCCTTCGATACCTTCGGCGTGGTGCCGCCGGGCTTCGGCATTGTCCACCAGGTCAACCTGGAATACCTCGCGCGCGGCGTGATGCGCCAGGGCGACGTGTTCTACCCGGACACCCTGGTCGGCACCGACTCGCACACCACCATGATCAACGGCGTCGGCGTGGTCGGCTGGGGCGTGGGCGGCATCGAAGCCGAAGCCGGCATGCTGGGCCAGCCGGTTTATTTCCTGACCCCGGACGTCATCGGCGTCAACCTCACCGGCAAGCTGCGCGAAGGCTGCACCGCGACCGACCTGGTGCTCACGGTCACTGAAATGCTGCGCCACGAAAAAGTCGTCGGCAAGTTCGTCGAATTCTTCGGCGCCGGCACCCGTTCGCTGTCGACCACCGACCGCGCGACCATCGCCAACATGGCACCGGAATACGGCGCCACCATGGGCTTCTTCCCGGTCGACGAAGCGACCATCGACTACTTCCGCGGCACCGGCCGCACCGAAGAAGAACTGGCTGCCTTCGAAGGCTATTTCAAGGCCCAGAACCTGTTCGGCGTGCCGCAAGAAGGCGAAATCGACTACACCCGCGTGGTGGAACTGGACCTCGCGTCTGTTACTCCATCCCTGGCCGGTCCGAAGCGCCCGCAAGACCGTATCGAACTGGGCAACGTGAAGAACACCTTCGCCGACCTGTTCAGCAAGCCAACCACCGCCAACGGCTTCAACAAGAACCCGGACGACCTGCACAAGGTCTACCAGACCAGCAACGGCGTGCGCGTGAAAAACGGCGACGTGCTGATCGCCGCGATCACCTCGTGCACCAACACCTCGAACCCGAGCGTGCTGCTGGCCGCCGGCCTGCTGGCCAAGAAGGCGGTCGAGCGCGGCCTGACCGTGGCGCCGCACATCAAGTCCTCGCTGGCGCCTGGTTCGCGCGTGGTCACCGAATACCTGACCGCCGCCGGCCTGCTGCCCTACCTGGACAAACTCGGTTTCGGCGTGACCGCCTACGGCTGCACCACCTGCATCGGCAATGCCGGCGACCTGACCCCGGAACTGAACGCGGCGATCACCGAGAACGACATCGTCGCCTCGGCCGTCCTGTCGGGCAACCGTAACTTCGAAGCGCGTATCCACCCGAACATCCGTTCGAACTTCCTGGCATCGCCACCGCTGGTCGTGGCCTACGCGATCGCCGGCAACATGACGCGCGACCTGATGACCGAGCCAGTGGGCAAGGATACCCATGGCGTCGACGTCTACCTGGGCGACATCTGGCCGACCTCGCAGGAGATCGGCGAACTGATGCGCTTCGCGATGAACTCCGAAGTCTTCAAGAAGAACTACGCCGACGTCAAGGGCAACCCGGGCGAACTGTGGGAGCGCGTCTCGTCCACCGAAGGCCAGGTCTACAACTGGCCCGAGTCGACCTATATCGCCGAGCCGCCGTTCTTCTCCGACTTCACCATGACCCCGAAGGCAGCCGCCACCGGCATCTCCGGTGCGCGCGCACTGGGCGTGTTCGGCGACTCGATCACCACCGACCACATCTCGCCGGCCGGCTCGATCAAGGAAGACGGTCCTGCGGGCCAGTGGCTCAAGGCCAATGGCGTCCTGAAGGCCGACTTCAACTCGTACGGCTCGCGCCGCGGCAACCACGAGATCATGATGCGTGGCACCTTTGCCAACGTGCGCATCAAGAACCGGATGATCCCGGCCAAGCCTGACGGCTCGGCGGTCGAAGGCGGCATCACGATGTTCCAGCCAACCGGCGAACAGATGTCGATCTACGACGCGGCCATGAAGTACGTGGCCGAAGGCACCCCGACCATGATCTTCG
Above is a genomic segment from Massilia sp. H6 containing:
- the acnA gene encoding aconitate hydratase AcnA; the protein is MSRNTLNTLKEFPVGAGRTGQYYSLPALGEALGVNLSRLPVSIRIVLESVLRNCDGKKVTEEHIKQVAGWKATAERTDEIPFVVARVVLQDFTGVPLLADLAAMRNVANKMGVDAKKIEPLVPVDLVVDHSVTIDHFREPNALDLNMKLEFQRNNERYQFMKWGMQAFDTFGVVPPGFGIVHQVNLEYLARGVMRQGDVFYPDTLVGTDSHTTMINGVGVVGWGVGGIEAEAGMLGQPVYFLTPDVIGVNLTGKLREGCTATDLVLTVTEMLRHEKVVGKFVEFFGAGTRSLSTTDRATIANMAPEYGATMGFFPVDEATIDYFRGTGRTEEELAAFEGYFKAQNLFGVPQEGEIDYTRVVELDLASVTPSLAGPKRPQDRIELGNVKNTFADLFSKPTTANGFNKNPDDLHKVYQTSNGVRVKNGDVLIAAITSCTNTSNPSVLLAAGLLAKKAVERGLTVAPHIKSSLAPGSRVVTEYLTAAGLLPYLDKLGFGVTAYGCTTCIGNAGDLTPELNAAITENDIVASAVLSGNRNFEARIHPNIRSNFLASPPLVVAYAIAGNMTRDLMTEPVGKDTHGVDVYLGDIWPTSQEIGELMRFAMNSEVFKKNYADVKGNPGELWERVSSTEGQVYNWPESTYIAEPPFFSDFTMTPKAAATGISGARALGVFGDSITTDHISPAGSIKEDGPAGQWLKANGVLKADFNSYGSRRGNHEIMMRGTFANVRIKNRMIPAKPDGSAVEGGITMFQPTGEQMSIYDAAMKYVAEGTPTMIFGGEEYGTGSSRDWAAKGTQLLGVKAVIVRSYERIHRSNLVGMGVLPLQFIGTDSVETLGITGKETYDLKGLEGEIKPQQLATLVIHREDGSSQEVMVLLRIDTPIEVDYYKHGGILPFVLRQLLAA